The genomic region GAACTCACTGCAGCTGTCGAAGATGTCAACTGCGACGTCGAACTGGATTGAGTAGGTTTGTTCGAGGATCAAGTTTTTCATGTCATTGCTGCACTCAAGTGCCTTCTGTCTGCAGAACTCCTCGGACAATTGGTCGATTTGTTCTTGGAAGTGCAGGCTTTCAGACAGACCCAGCAAAGAATGGTCGAGGTCGTTGATCCTAATGCAGCGGAAGACTTCTTCTAGTGAAGCTCTGAGTACACGTCTTAGTGCTGCTGCGCATGCACAGGCGCTAAGTCTCGATGCGTGGAGTAGAGTGCCCCTTACATTACTCTGGACTAAATCCGCAACCAGTGGCTCCCAATCAGCTCTATCCACCACATGATGAATACTTCTCAACATTTGGTACAAAACTCCACTCGTATAAACATGTTCTGGCTCCATGTGCTTAATATGGAACTTTAGCCAGTGGCTAACGTTAGTGAATGCCAATTGGTTCAGCAAATTACTATCTGCATGTTCTCCGCTTACCATCTCCAATGCGCTGTTATAATAGGGCATTGAGGTTCTGTCTTCGAGGTAAATCTCACTGCAGTTTGTAAAATACAGGTATCTGTCATTGGTTGTGCGGTCTGGCTTGTCAACTGACTTGTCCAACTTTTCTGCTGATTTGTCGGACTTGTCTGACGAGACGCGGTCGATTTTATCAAACTTTTCCATGCGATCGATTTTATCGAGTTTggttttgaattttttcTCATCCTTTTTGTCCATGCTAGTGCCATCCATGTTATAGTCTGCTGAACTCGAATGTTGGCCTGTTACAGTGCCCACATTATCACTGTAGTTGTTATGTGTATCGGATGGGTATCCTGATGCGGTGGTTGGTGCTCCTAAATCATCCAAGTATCTGAATGAGATCTGTTTATTGGCGATATCGACTTCGCGGTAGTTTGACTTCTGTATGAGTATCTCTGGGGGCAGTCTGTCAATCACTATTGGTCTCACCAGAACCCAGCCTGTTGATGCTTGTGTTTTATGCCAGGCATACAATGGGACTTGTAGTCTTTCCAATGAGACACTCGGTAGTGGTGTCAGCAGGATAAGCTTGTTGCGGTCAATATTTTTGTGAAGGCTAGTTTCTACTCCGTTGTTTATTTGGATAAACTCTACGTTGATTAACTCATCTGACGAGTAGTCCTTATTTAGGAGATCAAATGTTATGTCGGGGCTGTTAGTGTTGGCGGAGTTGAGGTTTGTTCTTGATGGTGGCTCTATGAGGCCGAACATGTGTGAATTGATTTTTGATGTGAAGTAACGTACGTATCTTCCTGGTTTAATGGAGTCCATCATTGTTAACTTCtttttatacaatatttCTGTGCGCTTGGTTATTTTCGAGTAGAACTCCGGGTCATACATTTCAGGCATTGGGAACAAGTTTAGTGCCAGTTCATGGCCATCTTGTAGGTTATCTTGTAAGTTACCTCCGTAAGTTTTAAGGAACTGTTCCGCTGGTATTGGCAACTTCATTATTGTATAGTTTCCTGTTATCATGTTGTGGACCACCTCTATCAACTGGCGTATAAACTGTTTAATGCTTTCTCTGAGTGTTTGTGGTGAGAATCTGTTCAGTTTTCCTTCCATGACTGCGATTTGTCTCTCTAGTTCTATCTTTTTCCTTACTAATCTGCGTTCCAAGTTATTAAGCTGGTTATTCATTAGGTGCTGGAACTTATAATTTAGTGTTTTCAAGAACGAATCGATGCTGAAAATGTTAAAGAGCTCATCGCGTAGGCGGTTTGCTTCATCCGTATTAAGTGATGTGCCGTTGAATGAGTTCAGCAAGAGGTCGTATATTTGTCGTTgtgatgatgaaatttGTGCTTTCATTTCATCTCTATTACTCAGGAAATCTCCACTTTCTTTCGCT from Theileria annulata chromosome 1, complete sequence, *** SEQUENCING IN PROGRESS *** harbors:
- a CDS encoding uncharacterized protein (Tap152h01.q1c.C.cand.28 - score = 95.44), which gives rise to MLNRRPKLEDLTDISVECIAFAKQHLEVIKSLTDVKSMYIHCYQLMKLGGLEAEVPRLVVFGQQSMGKTTLLDFIMGGPIGYSSTDTGTKQPVSIIMKPLTTLNNIKQSLLEEKQGVKDKGTKLGYKEQSAEGSNDSLNPEVLLMDPKLAKSGEEILLNEANSIVCRFNGRFMTIHEVQDAMRVHMQSLGQTILSDELEVEVYVPNALYAIFVDLPGIKDDSKVGAELTRNVVRNYVSNNPNDLYILVKKASDDPSNWPWSLKEFITSSAPAGLGLTPQQTMVVGTRAKEFLINEKTDIKTHEELIERVYKRGVIDSKGQMLPLHLLELFSLSIQAKESGDFLSNRDEMKAQISSSQRQIYDLLLNSFNGTSLNTDEANRLRDELFNIFSIDSFLKTLNYKFQHLMNNQLNNLERRLVRKKIELERQIAVMEGKLNRFSPQTLRESIKQFIRQLIEVVHNMITGNYTIMKLPIPAEQFLKTYGGNLQDNLQDGHELALNLFPMPEMYDPEFYSKITKRTEILYKKKLTMMDSIKPGRYVRYFTSKINSHMFGLIEPPSRTNLNSANTNSPDITFDLLNKDYSSDELINVEFIQINNGVETSLHKNIDRNKLILLTPLPSVSLERLQVPLYAWHKTQASTGWVLVRPIVIDRLPPEILIQKSNYREVDIANKQISFRYLDDLGAPTTASGYPSDTHNNYSDNVGTVTGQHSSSADYNMDGTSMDKKDEKKFKTKLDKIDRMEKFDKIDRVSSDKSDKSAEKLDKSVDKPDRTTNDRYLYFTNCSEIYLEDRTSMPYYNSALEMVSGEHADSNLLNQLAFTNVSHWLKFHIKHMEPEHVYTSGVLYQMLRSIHHVVDRADWEPLVADLVQSNVRGTLLHASRLSACACAAALRRVLRASLEEVFRCIRINDLDHSLLGLSESLHFQEQIDQLSEEFCRQKALECSNDMKNLILEQTYSIQFDVAVDIFDSCSEFEKYFINTNKYRGHMQEFLNNVKENMAIRKRRLAMNDLFEKGDTKNSIELIYEEVKVQFWATKMLLSSPLTSKLYSHFIKNVLERKQVINEDPAIKLEAEFEEFLQSNILYELVDGNLVPKNNAKLSNDYDLNVKFDRFVEKYNKTKRILEYVTYALEGITKFKHHAHNEEVVNFLSHLTL